The following are from one region of the Arachis duranensis cultivar V14167 chromosome 10, aradu.V14167.gnm2.J7QH, whole genome shotgun sequence genome:
- the LOC107469240 gene encoding uncharacterized protein LOC107469240 → MADHSDSSPLVPPIPVSDPSEIDLEAGPTEQIQCRICLETDGRDFIAPCKCKGTAKYVHRECLDHWRAVKEGFAFAHCTTCKAPYYLRVHVAADRKWRTLKFRFFVTRDILFIFLSVQLVIASLAYLVYLIDGYQQYWLRLLWGFDSEMSFYYICGALLFFALLGLSGCFITCYDRRVRNDLAQPCRELCLCCCQPGVCADCHLPGTLCMWTDCTTCFESCGTMATECGGCLGGAGEAGLPLLFIMALIVLGLFTVIGIFYSVLVATMVGQRIWQRHYHILAKRMLTKEYVVEDVDGEQTGSDWSPPSLPPEHIQQLKTLGLL, encoded by the exons ATGGCGGATCACTCCGATTCTTCTCCTCTGGTCCCTCCCATACCTGTCTCTGATCCTTCCGAGATCGATCTCGAAGCTGGTCCAACCGAACAGATTCAGTGCCGGATTTGTCTCGAAACTGATG GTAGAGATTTCATAGCTCCTTGTAAGTGCAAAGGTACAGCAAAGTATGTACATCGAGAATGTTTGGATCATTGGCGAGCTGTTAAG GAAGGGTTTGCATTTGCTCACTGCACTACCTGCAAGGCTCCTTATTATTTGCGTGTTCATGTTGCTGCTGATAGAAAATGGCGTACCTTGAAATTTCGATTCTTTGTCACCAGAGacattttgtttatttttctgtcTGTCCAGCTT GTCATTGCTTCGCTGGCTTATTTGGTTTATCTAATAGATGGTTACCAGCAGTATTGGCTTCGTCTTCTCTGGGGTTTTGATAGCGAAATGAGCTTTTACTACATTTGTG GAGCGCTGTTGTTTTTTGCCCTGCTTGGTCTTTCTGGGTGCTTCATCACTTGCTATGATCGACGAGTTCGCAATGATTTGGCTCAGCCTTGTAGAGAATTATGTCTTTGTTGCTGTCAACCTGG AGTTTGTGCAGATTGTCACTTGCCAGGCACACTTTGTATGTGGACTGACTGCACCACATGCTTTGAGAGTTGTGGAACAATGGCAACTGAATGTGGTGGATGTTTGGGAGGTGCTGGGGAAGCAGGACTACCATTATTATTCATAATGGCTTTGATTGTTCTGGGACTTTTCACTGTGATTGGGATATTTTACAGTGTATTGGTAGCTACCATGGTAGGACAACGGATATGGCAACGTCATTATCACATACTTGCAAAAAGAATGTTAACCAAG GAGTATGTGGTCGAAGATGTTGATGGAGAACAGACAGGGTCTGATTGGTCTCCCCCTTCTCTCCCACCTGAGCATATTCAACAGCTGAAGACACTGGGCCTCCTTTGA
- the LOC107469241 gene encoding uncharacterized protein LOC107469241 yields the protein MKPESKRNRDDKSSCFDNFGEMSKALLNSDVTVKNESSSNILGSATLQDPKAIQSLSKDCYDFSSLLKTLNCIEKKNVKRLIRIGGIQKIKRKEKKKKISIKFMFVKPNKPFEKNVRVINRIKKEQISDNEFGLEEFLDTARDGSFRFRTRLYIKSNKHPH from the exons ATGAAGCCAGAATCGAAAAGAAACAGGGATGACAAATCTTCATGCTTTGATAATTTTGGTGAAATGTCAAAGGCTTTGTTAAATTCTGATGTCACCGTAAAGAATGAGAGTTCTTCCAATATTCTTGGTTCCGCAACTCTTCAAGATCCTAaagcaattcaatctctctcaaAAG ATTGTTATGATTTTAGTAGCTTATTGAAGACATTGAATTGCATAGAGAAAAAGAACGTGAAACGTTTGATCCGGATTGGGGgaattcagaaaataaaaagaaaggagaagaagaagaaaatttcaATAAAGTTCATGTTTGTGAAGCCAAATAAgccttttgaaaaaaatgtaagagtaataaatagaataaaaaaagagcaaatttcagataatgaattTGGCTTGGAAGAGTTTTTAGATACTGCTAGAGATGGAAGCTTTCGATTTAGAACAAGGctttatattaaaagtaataaGCACCCTCATTAG